The sequence GCTGTTCCCAGCAGTGTCGCGAGCAACATCCCTTTAATGCCGGACTCAGTTCCCATGTGCTGCATAAATTTTTCCCGCTCTACCCACACATCCAGCAGTCCAAGTAAAATGAAGATTGGTGGGATGAATGAAAGCATTTCGAGCAAGTTACTTTTGGTAATGGAAAACGCGCGTATTCCCTTTTCAGGCAGAATAAAGGCGAGTGCAATGTTAATGAGTAGAAGGGCGATGGCTACGCGGTATCGTTTTATGAAATCCTGCATTACATTACCGCTCCCATTATGAGTGCACATATGATGGAATGAAATAGGCCAAGCAACGTTCGTTTAATGGCAACATCTTTACCGAAATATTGAATCTCCAACGGCAGAGTGATTATGCCCACCATCATAAGCGTCGTTATAAACAGGGTGATTTGAGCGTAGCCAGCTCCGGCTTGCAATAGCGATGCCGCAAGAGGATACGCAACAAATGCGGGCATGAATGCGATAGAGCCGAGGACACCGGCAATGAGTAAGCCACCTATGCCTGAGTCGTCACCAATAAGTCTGGTAATGACTTCCGTATCGAGAAACGCCAGAGAAAGCCCGATGATAATCAGAATAGAGAGAAATTGAGGCAGGATGTTTTCAAAAGACTTCCACGCTTTTTTAAGCGCCATTCGTGTCTTTTTCTTGTCCCGCGTATATGAAGCGGCAAGGGCTACAATCGCAAGTGCATATAAGAAAAGTGTGAACATGGAGTATCCTATTTTGCATGATAGAGGTAAGTGTTTACTTTTCGAGAGGTGCACGGTCAAGCAAGAAGGCACGATGTTCACCAGTCTTATATGACGGATGCTTATATATGATAGAAAGAGTAAGCGGCGTTTATATATCGGATTCTGTAGTATTAATTGCAGGAAATCGGTTGACATTAAACGGGAACTGCCTTTAGAGTTTGTTCATGCAGAAAACTAACAATTCCTCAATTCTTTCTCTTCGCAATTGGTGGTGGCGCTTGTAATAGGCGCCGTGGATTGTTGTTGCCTGCGTAAAAAATTTACGTAGAACTTACTAAAACCGCGGTAGTGCAAACTGACCGCGGTTTTTTATGGTCTAAGCACTGCCGTAACATATCAAGGGGACTTATTATGTCTACAGCAGTGAACAAAGAAGTTACAGCAGCGGGTTTTTTTGGAGAATACGGCGGGCAGTACGTTCCGGAACCATTAAAGCCTGTACTCACAGAGCTTGCTGAAGCTTTTGAAAAATATCGTGACGATCCTGAGTTCATTAAAGAGTACAACTACTACTTAACTCACTTCTCTGGTCGTGAAACACCTCTTTATCTCTGTTCCAACCTTACCGAAAAGCTTGGTGGCGCAAAAATCTATCTCAAACGAGAAGATTTGAACCACCTTGGCGCACACAAAGTTAACAACACCATAGGCCAAATCCTGCTTGCAAAGCGTATGGGCAAAAAGCGCATTATCGCTGAGACCGGCGCTGGACAGCACGGTGTTGCAACTGCTGCAACTGCTGCTCTCATGGGTATGGAATGTACCATCTATATGGGTGACGTAGACATCGAACGTCAGAAGCTCAACGTATTCCGTATGCAGATGATGGGTGCTAAGGTTGTAGCAGCAACCAGCGGTCAGAAGACTTTGAAAGAAGCTGTTGATGAAGCGTTGGCAGAACTGGTGCAGTCTTCCGAAGATACTTTCTACCTTCTTGGTTCAGCAGTAGGTCCACATCCATACCCGACAATCGTTCGCGAATTTCAGCACATCATCAGTAAAGAAGCAAAGCGTCAGGTTCTTGATCAGGAAGGCCGTCTTCCAGATTGTTGTATTGCTTGTGTTGGTGGCGGTTCAAACGCAATCGGCATGTTCGCAGATTTCATCGAAGACAAAGATGTACGCCTTATCGGTGTAGAGCCAGCAGGTCGTGGGCTTAAATATGGTGAACATGCAGCTTCCTTGAGTCTTGGCGAGCCGGGCATCATGCACGGGTTCAACTCCTATATGCTTAAAGATGAAAATGGCGAAGCCG comes from Halodesulfovibrio sp. MK-HDV and encodes:
- the trpB gene encoding tryptophan synthase subunit beta is translated as MSTAVNKEVTAAGFFGEYGGQYVPEPLKPVLTELAEAFEKYRDDPEFIKEYNYYLTHFSGRETPLYLCSNLTEKLGGAKIYLKREDLNHLGAHKVNNTIGQILLAKRMGKKRIIAETGAGQHGVATAATAALMGMECTIYMGDVDIERQKLNVFRMQMMGAKVVAATSGQKTLKEAVDEALAELVQSSEDTFYLLGSAVGPHPYPTIVREFQHIISKEAKRQVLDQEGRLPDCCIACVGGGSNAIGMFADFIEDKDVRLIGVEPAGRGLKYGEHAASLSLGEPGIMHGFNSYMLKDENGEAAEVYSISAGLDYPSVGPEHAFLKDAGRAEYAYISDKEAMDAFFALSRTEGIIPAIESSHALAHAMKIAPQMEKDQIMIVCLSGRGDKDVAQIEQMVSAGEVMVPEL
- a CDS encoding permease, yielding MFTLFLYALAIVALAASYTRDKKKTRMALKKAWKSFENILPQFLSILIIIGLSLAFLDTEVITRLIGDDSGIGGLLIAGVLGSIAFMPAFVAYPLAASLLQAGAGYAQITLFITTLMMVGIITLPLEIQYFGKDVAIKRTLLGLFHSIICALIMGAVM